CCTCCGGCTCGGGCGAGACGTTCATGCGCATGGGCACGTACTGTACGGCGCGCCCGGCTGTTGCACTATTGCTACAGTCGCAGGAAGAGTGCAACATGCTGTCATGGTCTTGATTCCCGCGCCCGCGCCCTCGCCCTCGCAGTCACCGTCGCCGTACGCCACCCACGACGTCACCAACCAGGCCCCGCCCCTGGCTCCGTACGACGCCTCCGACGACCCGGCCCTGCTGGAGGGGCTGCACCGGGAGGGCGCCGGGTGGGCCGAGGGCGGCATCCGGCGGCTGGGGGCGCACGCCGGGAGCACGGAGGCGCAGGAGTGGGGTGAGCTGGCGAACGTGCACGAGCCGGTCCTGCGCACCCATGACCGCTACGGCCACCGCGTCGACGAGGTGGAGTTCCACCCCAGCTGGCACCACCTGATGCGCACGGCGGTCGCCGAGGGGCTGGCCGGGGCGCCCTGGGCGGACGAGCGGCCGGGCGCCCATGTGGCCCGTACCGCGGGCGGATTGGTGTGGGGGCACACGGAGTCCGGGCACGGCTGCCCGACGTCGATGACGTACGCCGCCGTGCCCGCACTGCGCGCACAGCCGGATCTGGCCAAGGTCTACGAACCGCTGCTCACCAGCCGGGAGTACGACCCCGAACTGCGCGTGCCCACCGAGAAGCCGGGCCTGCTCGCGGGGATGGGCATGACCGAGAAGCAGGGCGGGTCGGACGTCCGGACGAACACCACCGTCGCCACGCCCACCGGTGAGCCCGGGGTGTACACGCTGCGCGGGCACAAGTGGTTCACGTCGGCGCCGATGTGCGACGTCTTCCTGGTGCTCGCGCAGGCCCCGGGCGGGCTGTCGTGCTTCCTGGTGCCGCGCGTGCTGCCGGACGGCAGCCGCAACACCTTCCGTATCCAGCGCCTGAAGGACAAGCTGGGCAACCGTTCCAACGCGTCCTCGGAGCCGGAGTTCGACCGGACCGTGGCCTGGCTGGTGGGTCCCGAGGGACGGGGTGTGAAGACCATCATCGAGATGGTCAACTGCACCCGGCTGGACTGTGTGATGTCCTC
The genomic region above belongs to Streptomyces sp. CG1 and contains:
- a CDS encoding DNA alkylation response protein, which encodes MVLIPAPAPSPSQSPSPYATHDVTNQAPPLAPYDASDDPALLEGLHREGAGWAEGGIRRLGAHAGSTEAQEWGELANVHEPVLRTHDRYGHRVDEVEFHPSWHHLMRTAVAEGLAGAPWADERPGAHVARTAGGLVWGHTESGHGCPTSMTYAAVPALRAQPDLAKVYEPLLTSREYDPELRVPTEKPGLLAGMGMTEKQGGSDVRTNTTVATPTGEPGVYTLRGHKWFTSAPMCDVFLVLAQAPGGLSCFLVPRVLPDGSRNTFRIQRLKDKLGNRSNASSEPEFDRTVAWLVGPEGRGVKTIIEMVNCTRLDCVMSSATLMRKTLVEAGHHARYRSAFGARLVEQPLMRNVLADLALESEAATTLTLRLAGAADRAVRGDAGERAFRRIATAVGKYWVTKRGPAFTAEALECLGGNGYVEDSGMPRHYREAPLLSIWEGSGNVNALDVLRALGREPDSAEVLFTELALARGADARLDAYVAALKDQLAETDQAGARRLVERMALALQASLLVRHAPHPVADAFCASRLGGDWGHAFGTLPATAGLDAILERALPGVN